A genomic segment from Cyanobium sp. NIES-981 encodes:
- a CDS encoding rhodanese-like domain-containing protein: MPTPVSITAPALHQRLEAGEAIQLVDVRETAELELARLPHPVIHLPLSQSDLWLSRLEQTLERDRPVAVLCHAGIRSWQFACWLMEQHHYPHVWNLVGGIDAWSNQVDPTVPRY, from the coding sequence GTGCCCACGCCCGTCAGCATCACGGCCCCTGCGCTGCACCAGCGCCTCGAGGCCGGAGAGGCCATCCAGCTGGTGGACGTGCGCGAGACGGCGGAGCTGGAGCTGGCGAGGCTGCCCCACCCGGTGATCCACCTGCCACTGAGCCAGTCGGACCTCTGGCTGAGCCGGCTGGAGCAGACGCTCGAGCGCGACAGGCCCGTGGCCGTGCTCTGCCACGCCGGCATCCGCAGCTGGCAGTTCGCCTGCTGGCTGATGGAGCAGCACCACTATCCCCACGTCTGGAATCTGGTGGGCGGGATCGACGCCTGGAGCAACCAGGTGGATCCGACCGTGCCGCGGTACTGA